In Planctomycetia bacterium, one DNA window encodes the following:
- a CDS encoding flagellar hook-length control protein FliK, producing MEMARLLTQLLRRPAPASDGGARIPFDGSSARPTERSFTRELKQLRTSARDDASSRRPEQVQRPEEPSPSQSDEAEAPRDEATSPESTQVESRQGAEAQIAGTLQIAVALAEPVAADGEWVSAASIEAEASASKAAQSNEAESRGATSPWKASSSADKAVLQATVDIKKPAQPEFKPQDRVIPLGKLGVDDPELELAEKVKLATSPETGRAGWAGRRFIADASARHPSQIKNQGNGVTTASPTSNGGQTPGALSATIGRAEDVIKAIGAVQTSASDTDNAADTASGSASARESAEGGAVAQRQAAVKAKVSSSAGVDRASESPTSGVSASDASSAGGGASQASSGSVSVGVEPWSRAALERVGVSRVEGDSAAASLAKALLASHNGDLSGNSWAAGTTGSEAHAGTSVLNVTSSGERGNALPPKAFGALLGQQSPAATRVAELLLAQQPAAGGLDAAVRLLGGASGSGKQEVTLQLDPPELGRMRLEVRMEEQTMSLRVDVQSRAVAKLVETRLPELRDALSAHGISIDKSQVIIRTADAHGGSLGQESDSSANQQPGGHHGGSEGFFSEGHADRDGGAGHSWRDGWTPAETTGSGDDAWSAAREAVQGDEASGFNAGSAVSMRAGAMNLVA from the coding sequence CCGGCGCCGGCATCTGACGGCGGTGCACGAATTCCATTTGATGGTTCGTCGGCGCGGCCGACCGAACGCTCGTTCACGCGTGAGTTGAAGCAGTTGCGAACGTCCGCGCGCGACGACGCCTCGTCCAGGCGTCCCGAGCAGGTCCAGCGGCCGGAAGAACCTTCCCCGTCACAATCAGACGAAGCCGAGGCACCGCGCGACGAGGCGACGTCGCCGGAGAGTACGCAAGTCGAATCGCGACAAGGTGCCGAGGCGCAGATTGCTGGCACACTCCAGATCGCGGTCGCGCTGGCGGAGCCGGTTGCGGCCGATGGGGAGTGGGTCAGTGCGGCTTCGATAGAAGCGGAAGCCTCGGCCTCGAAGGCGGCACAATCGAATGAGGCGGAGTCTCGCGGCGCGACCTCACCGTGGAAGGCGTCGTCGTCGGCTGACAAGGCAGTCCTTCAGGCGACGGTCGACATCAAGAAACCGGCCCAACCCGAATTCAAACCGCAGGACCGCGTGATCCCGCTTGGCAAACTCGGGGTGGATGATCCCGAGCTGGAACTTGCGGAGAAGGTGAAACTGGCAACGTCGCCGGAGACGGGGCGAGCCGGTTGGGCCGGTCGGCGCTTCATCGCGGACGCGAGCGCGCGTCACCCATCACAAATCAAGAACCAGGGCAACGGCGTGACAACCGCGTCACCGACCTCGAACGGCGGCCAGACGCCGGGTGCGTTGAGCGCGACGATCGGCCGTGCGGAGGATGTCATCAAGGCGATTGGTGCCGTGCAAACGAGCGCGTCGGATACAGATAACGCGGCCGATACGGCATCGGGATCGGCTTCGGCTCGCGAGTCGGCGGAGGGCGGGGCGGTGGCGCAGCGGCAGGCGGCGGTCAAGGCGAAGGTGTCGAGCAGCGCGGGTGTTGATCGCGCGAGCGAGTCTCCGACGAGCGGCGTGAGCGCGTCCGATGCGTCCAGCGCTGGCGGTGGCGCATCGCAGGCGTCATCGGGTTCGGTGAGCGTCGGAGTCGAGCCGTGGTCGCGCGCGGCGTTGGAACGGGTGGGGGTGTCGCGCGTCGAGGGCGATTCCGCGGCGGCCTCCCTGGCGAAAGCCCTGCTGGCGTCGCACAACGGGGATTTGAGCGGTAATTCGTGGGCCGCAGGCACGACCGGAAGCGAAGCTCATGCCGGGACGAGTGTCCTGAACGTGACATCATCGGGTGAGCGCGGGAATGCGCTGCCGCCGAAGGCGTTCGGCGCGCTCCTGGGTCAGCAAAGCCCGGCGGCAACGCGCGTGGCGGAATTGCTGCTGGCGCAGCAGCCGGCTGCGGGCGGTTTGGACGCGGCAGTGCGGTTGCTGGGTGGTGCGAGCGGCTCGGGGAAGCAGGAGGTCACACTGCAACTGGATCCGCCGGAGCTGGGTCGCATGCGCCTGGAAGTGCGCATGGAAGAGCAGACGATGAGCCTTCGCGTGGACGTGCAGAGCCGCGCCGTGGCGAAGCTCGTCGAGACGCGCCTGCCGGAGCTGCGCGACGCGTTGAGCGCGCACGGCATTTCGATAGATAAGTCACAGGTCATCATTCGCACGGCCGATGCGCACGGAGGTTCGCTCGGGCAGGAGTCGGACTCGAGCGCGAATCAGCAGCCGGGCGGGCACCATGGCGGTTCGGAAGGATTCTTCTCGGAAGGGCATGCCGATCGCGACGGCGGGGCGGGACATTCCTGGCGAGACGGGTGGACTCCCGCGGAGACGACAGGATCAGGTGACGATGCGTGGTCGGCCGCGCGTGAAGCTGTTCAGGGGGACGAAGCGAGCGGATTCAATGCCGGATCGGCGGTGTCGATGCGAGCCGGCGCGATGAATCTGGTGGCGTAG